From a region of the Paenibacillus sp. FSL R10-2734 genome:
- a CDS encoding dihydroorotate dehydrogenase, translating to MTKMSTTIAGVHFKNPIIMASGTFGFGREYGKLYDVSLLGGISGKGLTLHPKAGNPGTRVYETASGMLNSVGLENPGVAAFLEKECPYWETLDTARLVNLGGGTLEDYVLGAEMIQRDADLRSSLGKTAVDMIELNISCPNVKEGGIAFGIKTSEAQKVVQAVRRATKLPLAVKLSPGAENIVEMAQMCEEEGADAVSLINTISGMKIDVRRRSSVFNNLYAGLSGPAIKPVALRMVHQVAQNISIPVIGMGGITSATDIIEFIMAGASVIQVGTYNFMNLRAGSQLVEELEQFMVQENIQSLDEIRGII from the coding sequence ATGACTAAGATGAGTACAACTATTGCAGGCGTTCATTTTAAGAATCCGATTATAATGGCATCTGGAACATTTGGCTTTGGTCGTGAATACGGAAAGCTGTATGATGTGTCTTTGCTAGGTGGAATCTCAGGTAAAGGTCTCACCCTTCATCCAAAAGCGGGTAATCCTGGCACTCGTGTATACGAGACAGCCTCTGGCATGCTGAATAGTGTTGGATTGGAGAATCCAGGTGTAGCCGCGTTTTTGGAAAAAGAATGCCCATATTGGGAGACGCTCGATACCGCTCGATTGGTGAATCTTGGAGGAGGCACTCTTGAAGATTACGTACTTGGAGCAGAGATGATTCAGCGTGATGCAGATCTTCGTTCAAGCTTAGGGAAGACAGCTGTAGATATGATTGAATTGAATATTTCCTGTCCTAATGTAAAAGAAGGTGGTATCGCATTTGGGATTAAAACCTCTGAAGCTCAAAAAGTAGTACAGGCGGTTAGACGTGCCACCAAGCTGCCACTTGCAGTAAAGCTTTCTCCGGGTGCTGAGAATATCGTTGAAATGGCGCAAATGTGTGAGGAAGAGGGAGCAGATGCCGTCTCGCTCATTAACACCATTTCCGGGATGAAGATTGATGTACGCCGCAGAAGTAGTGTGTTTAATAACTTGTATGCCGGACTGTCCGGACCTGCGATTAAGCCAGTCGCGCTGCGTATGGTGCATCAAGTTGCCCAGAACATATCTATTCCAGTGATCGGAATGGGTGGCATCACCTCAGCCACTGATATTATTGAATTTATTATGGCAGGTGCTTCGGTAATTCAAGTGGGAACTTACAATTTCATGAATTTAAGAGCAGGCAGTCAGCTTGTTGAAGAGCTTGAGCAATTCATGGTTCAAGAGAATATTCAATCCTTGGATGAAATACGTGGCATTATATAA
- a CDS encoding PspA/IM30 family protein produces MSIFKRLRDLTMSNVNAIIDKAEDPIKMTDQYIRDMTEDLEDAEKAVAAQIAIEKKFKQLYEEQEALVNKRTQQAHAAAQAGNVDLARRALEEKKAAEAKLVEYKASFDQNKASADNLRGKLDEMRKQLTQMKSKRETLVARYNAAKAQTEINKAMSGFSSDSASAGLKRMEEKMLQAEAQAEASNEMSSGNKSLDDEFEKLNKDQAVEDELAALMKQYEKQ; encoded by the coding sequence ATGTCTATATTTAAAAGATTGCGCGATTTAACAATGTCTAACGTGAATGCGATTATTGACAAAGCAGAAGACCCGATTAAGATGACGGATCAGTACATTCGTGATATGACCGAAGATTTGGAAGATGCAGAAAAAGCGGTAGCGGCTCAAATCGCTATTGAGAAAAAATTCAAGCAGCTTTATGAAGAGCAGGAAGCGCTTGTTAACAAACGTACACAACAAGCACATGCTGCAGCTCAAGCTGGTAATGTTGACCTTGCTCGCCGTGCTCTAGAAGAGAAAAAGGCTGCTGAAGCTAAACTTGTAGAATACAAAGCTAGCTTTGACCAGAATAAAGCATCTGCGGATAATCTTCGTGGCAAACTTGATGAGATGCGCAAGCAACTCACTCAAATGAAGAGCAAACGCGAAACCTTGGTTGCACGTTATAACGCTGCCAAAGCTCAAACTGAAATTAACAAAGCGATGAGCGGCTTCAGCTCTGATTCCGCATCTGCTGGCCTGAAACGTATGGAAGAAAAAATGCTGCAAGCAGAAGCGCAAGCGGAAGCCAGCAACGAGATGAGCTCGGGCAACAAATCACTTGATGATGAGTTCGAGAAGCTGAACAAAGATCAAGCAGTGGAAGATGAATTGGCTGCTCTGATGAAACAATATGAGAAGCAATAA
- a CDS encoding DUF350 domain-containing protein: MDFHILVSMVVWTVSGAVLLFVLMFVDSLFTRYNDLEELKAGNMAVTTRFVMKLLAQAFILSSSIAASNSLPDALLISIVSFFLLLILERTVRLLLAKWGNLDLDHGTQLGKIGYGLLSGSLQITGALIISAFM, from the coding sequence ATGGATTTCCATATCCTGGTGTCCATGGTCGTGTGGACAGTGAGCGGCGCGGTGTTACTGTTTGTGCTGATGTTCGTAGATTCACTTTTCACTCGATACAATGATTTAGAAGAGTTAAAAGCTGGAAATATGGCAGTTACGACACGTTTTGTAATGAAGCTATTGGCACAGGCATTTATTTTATCGTCATCGATAGCTGCTTCAAACAGTTTGCCAGATGCTTTGCTGATCTCGATCGTATCCTTTTTTCTTTTGCTTATCTTGGAAAGAACGGTCCGTCTTCTCTTGGCTAAATGGGGGAATCTGGATCTGGATCATGGTACACAGCTTGGCAAAATCGGGTACGGCTTATTATCAGGCTCACTGCAAATTACGGGAGCTTTAATTATTTCTGCATTTATGTAG
- a CDS encoding DUF4178 domain-containing protein: protein MSIFKRIGNLFSKPVPQEVQKSMLNLSPGDICEVSLVTYEVTGRTHNRGRNAVVLTLRDGSQIAYLHIEEREQLQYGLYKPIDGRLDNPAEVPTTLELDGYTFFLEEEYEGYVAVAGQTPFMNGGEQHVWQYQSDDSRLLRVEWQHGRFMLYEGEKVIPGDVKVIRAS, encoded by the coding sequence TTGAGTATATTTAAACGTATAGGTAATCTTTTCTCCAAACCTGTGCCTCAGGAAGTTCAGAAAAGTATGCTGAATTTGTCTCCTGGAGACATCTGTGAAGTATCGCTTGTAACCTATGAGGTAACCGGCAGGACCCATAATCGTGGACGAAACGCAGTTGTACTGACATTAAGAGATGGTAGTCAAATTGCCTATTTGCATATTGAGGAGCGGGAACAGCTCCAATATGGATTATATAAACCCATCGATGGGCGTTTAGATAATCCTGCTGAAGTTCCAACAACGCTTGAACTGGACGGCTATACATTTTTTCTGGAAGAAGAATATGAAGGATATGTTGCTGTCGCAGGCCAAACCCCTTTTATGAATGGCGGAGAACAGCATGTGTGGCAATATCAGTCAGATGATTCTAGACTTCTGCGTGTTGAATGGCAACATGGACGGTTCATGCTTTATGAAGGGGAGAAAGTAATTCCAGGTGATGTGAAGGTAATCAGAGCATCCTAG